The following proteins are co-located in the Citrobacter freundii ATCC 8090 = MTCC 1658 = NBRC 12681 genome:
- a CDS encoding AMP-dependent synthetase/ligase, producing the protein MLLNTLEKQAALQPNAIALQGDSRSWSWQQYHDAVKAVAEQLSALKVKRLALEMDNSPEWAIIDLACLIRGVVIIPVPSFFSRQQKAWVRSSASVDAQIGGEILADWQEHDFVLGRLQIRAVEDPVTLPAGTAKITYTSGTTGEPKGVCLSLDGMVWMAQTLAAALHPLKLEKHLVTLPLSILLENLCGVYIPLLLGAETVILPPSRIGFEGSSRFNPAQFLQALTTWCPQSLVLVPELLRVLLHLHKQVPGSTQSLRFVAAGGGKVPASLLTMAITSGLPVYEGYGLSECGSVVALNLPDAIKENSVGRPLPGIQINVDDQQQLCVTSPANALGYLGSAPASPTVATGDLGSVDEHGFVRIQGRLKNVQINAFGRNFSPEWPEAEAMTCPAVRRIVIFGEGLRHNVALVDVFDGQQMQAREQLLALSARLPDYAQFHRLLFTSAISEPGMLTANGRPRRELIRQSLWQHILTCSEEESS; encoded by the coding sequence ATGCTTCTGAACACGCTTGAGAAACAGGCTGCGCTTCAGCCAAATGCCATCGCCCTGCAGGGCGATTCTCGCTCGTGGAGCTGGCAGCAATACCATGATGCCGTTAAAGCAGTGGCCGAACAATTATCTGCCCTCAAGGTAAAACGGCTGGCACTTGAAATGGATAACAGCCCTGAATGGGCCATCATCGATCTCGCATGCCTGATAAGGGGAGTGGTGATCATCCCTGTCCCCTCCTTTTTCAGCAGGCAACAGAAAGCCTGGGTACGATCATCAGCCTCTGTGGATGCACAAATCGGTGGAGAAATCCTGGCGGATTGGCAGGAACACGATTTTGTACTGGGGAGACTGCAAATCCGTGCAGTAGAGGACCCCGTGACTCTGCCGGCAGGAACGGCAAAGATAACGTATACCTCCGGTACAACCGGAGAGCCAAAAGGCGTCTGTCTGAGTCTGGATGGTATGGTATGGATGGCTCAAACGTTAGCGGCCGCATTGCACCCCCTGAAACTGGAAAAACACCTGGTGACACTGCCCCTCAGTATTCTGCTGGAAAATCTGTGCGGCGTTTACATCCCTCTGCTACTTGGCGCTGAGACGGTGATTCTCCCACCCTCCCGGATTGGGTTTGAAGGTTCCAGCCGCTTTAATCCAGCCCAGTTTCTTCAGGCGCTGACCACCTGGTGCCCACAAAGTCTGGTGCTGGTACCAGAGTTGCTACGTGTGTTACTGCATCTACACAAGCAGGTACCAGGCAGTACGCAATCTTTACGGTTTGTCGCCGCAGGCGGTGGCAAGGTTCCGGCTTCATTGCTGACAATGGCGATAACGAGTGGCTTACCTGTATATGAAGGATACGGTCTCTCAGAATGTGGCTCTGTCGTTGCCCTCAATCTGCCCGACGCTATAAAAGAGAACAGCGTCGGTCGGCCATTGCCAGGTATCCAGATCAATGTTGATGACCAGCAACAATTGTGTGTCACCAGCCCGGCTAACGCTTTGGGATATCTGGGATCCGCACCAGCCTCCCCAACAGTTGCCACCGGCGATCTTGGCAGTGTTGATGAACACGGGTTTGTTCGTATTCAGGGGCGCCTGAAGAATGTCCAGATAAACGCTTTTGGTCGTAATTTTTCACCTGAATGGCCTGAGGCAGAGGCCATGACCTGTCCAGCTGTACGCCGGATAGTGATTTTTGGAGAAGGCTTAAGGCATAACGTTGCACTCGTCGATGTCTTCGACGGGCAACAGATGCAGGCCCGCGAGCAGCTGCTGGCCCTTTCAGCTCGCCTGCCTGATTATGCGCAGTTCCATCGCCTGTTATTCACTTCAGCTATATCAGAGCCTGGCATGCTCACTGCAAATGGCCGCCCACGCCGGGAACTCATCCGGCAATCCCTCTGGCAACACATTCTCACCTGTAGTGAAGAGGAGTCATCATGA
- a CDS encoding thermostable hemolysin has product MRILSPYTLRWLPGEREQNDISEFIRESYSQFYHASLPRCMPWLLGMFDANGELKAACGVQPASMGKIYLEHYLDVPVEVVLSARLSHPVSRDSIVEIGNFAASDGASARIMYAALCLLLNQYCYSWIVFTGTKKIRNTFFRLNLQPVTLMPADSTRLGEAAREWGSYYEHDPQIMAGELHGGQTTLSQTSLLLGMFADPPSAPWITPSGGSYASEHA; this is encoded by the coding sequence ATGCGAATCTTATCTCCTTATACGTTGCGCTGGCTTCCAGGTGAACGTGAGCAAAATGATATTTCAGAGTTTATTCGTGAAAGTTATTCTCAGTTTTATCATGCTTCTCTTCCTCGCTGCATGCCATGGTTACTTGGAATGTTCGATGCCAACGGAGAATTAAAAGCAGCCTGTGGCGTCCAGCCGGCCTCAATGGGCAAGATATACCTCGAACACTATCTTGATGTCCCGGTTGAAGTCGTGCTGTCTGCACGATTGTCACATCCCGTTTCACGCGACTCGATTGTTGAAATTGGTAATTTTGCCGCGAGCGATGGGGCAAGCGCCCGAATAATGTATGCGGCTCTATGCCTGCTTCTCAATCAATACTGCTATTCGTGGATTGTCTTTACCGGAACTAAAAAAATACGCAATACCTTTTTCCGCCTGAATCTGCAACCAGTCACATTGATGCCCGCTGACTCGACAAGGCTTGGCGAAGCTGCGCGTGAATGGGGGAGCTATTACGAACATGACCCGCAAATTATGGCGGGGGAGTTACATGGTGGGCAAACCACACTGAGTCAGACCAGCCTGTTGCTGGGAATGTTTGCTGATCCGCCTTCTGCTCCCTGGATAACCCCTTCCGGAGGATCTTATGCTTCTGAACACGCTTGA
- a CDS encoding cytochrome b, with translation MMKFSKLQIRLHWLALMLIAITYAAMELRGWFPKGSNTYLLMKETHYNAGVFVWFLMIIRLIIKHKFHDPAITPPPPTWQMMAAKIMHILLYISFLALPLLGIAIMAYGGKDWSFLSFNISPFVTPDGETKSLIKDIHETLANVGYFLIAAHAGAALFHHYVQKDNTLLRMIPDCNDKK, from the coding sequence ATGATGAAATTCTCAAAACTTCAGATTCGCTTACACTGGCTGGCTCTGATGTTAATAGCGATAACCTATGCAGCTATGGAGCTACGCGGCTGGTTTCCTAAAGGCAGCAACACCTACCTGCTCATGAAAGAAACACATTACAATGCCGGGGTATTTGTCTGGTTTTTAATGATAATACGATTAATTATTAAACATAAGTTTCATGACCCAGCCATCACTCCGCCCCCACCGACCTGGCAGATGATGGCTGCTAAAATAATGCATATCCTGCTATACATTTCTTTTTTGGCTCTGCCATTATTAGGTATTGCAATTATGGCTTACGGTGGGAAGGACTGGAGCTTCTTAAGTTTTAACATTTCACCTTTCGTTACTCCTGACGGGGAAACAAAATCACTTATTAAAGATATTCACGAAACACTGGCAAACGTCGGATACTTTTTAATCGCAGCGCATGCAGGTGCAGCGTTATTTCATCACTACGTCCAGAAAGATAATACTCTTTTGAGAATGATCCCTGACTGTAACGATAAGAAATAA
- the purB gene encoding adenylosuccinate lyase, whose product MELSSLTAVSPVDGRYGDKVSALRGIFSEYGLLKFRVQVEVRWLQKLAAHAAIKEVPAFAADAIGFLDAIVANFNEEDAARIKTIERTTNHDVKAVEYFLKEKVADIPELHAVSEFIHFACTSEDINNLSHALMLKTARDEVVLPYWRQLIDAVKDLSVQYRDIPLLSRTHGQPATPSTLGKEMANVAYRMERQYRQLNQVEILGKINGAVGNYNAHIAAYPEVDWHQFSEEFVTSLGIQWNPYTTQIEPHDYIAELFDCIARFNTILIDFDRDVWGYVALNHFKQKTIAGEIGSSTMPHKVNPIDFENSEGNLGLSNAVLQHLASKLPVSRWQRDLTDSTVLRNLGVGIGYALIAYQSTLKGVSKLEVNRDHLLDELDHNWEVLAEPIQTVMRRYGIEKPYEKLKELTRGKRVDAEGMKQFIDGLALPEEEKTRLKAMTPANYIGRAITMVDELK is encoded by the coding sequence ATGGAATTATCCTCACTGACCGCCGTTTCCCCTGTCGATGGACGCTACGGCGATAAAGTCAGCGCGCTGCGCGGGATTTTCAGCGAATACGGTTTGCTGAAATTCCGCGTACAGGTTGAAGTACGCTGGCTGCAAAAACTGGCCGCGCACGCAGCGATCAAGGAAGTTCCTGCTTTTGCTGCCGACGCAATCGGTTTCCTTGATGCGATTGTCGCTAACTTCAATGAAGAAGATGCTGCGCGCATCAAAACCATTGAACGTACGACCAACCATGATGTGAAGGCAGTTGAGTATTTCCTGAAAGAGAAAGTAGCGGATATCCCGGAACTGCACGCCGTTTCCGAATTTATCCACTTTGCGTGTACCTCAGAAGACATCAACAACCTGTCTCACGCGCTGATGCTGAAAACCGCACGCGACGAAGTGGTTCTGCCGTACTGGCGCCAGCTTATCGACGCGGTGAAAGATCTGTCTGTACAGTATCGCGATATTCCTCTGCTCTCCCGTACCCACGGTCAGCCAGCCACTCCGTCTACGCTGGGCAAAGAAATGGCTAACGTGGCCTACCGTATGGAGCGTCAGTATCGCCAACTCAATCAGGTTGAAATTCTTGGTAAGATCAACGGTGCAGTCGGTAACTATAACGCCCATATCGCCGCTTACCCGGAAGTTGACTGGCATCAGTTCAGCGAAGAATTTGTCACCTCGCTGGGCATCCAGTGGAACCCGTACACCACGCAGATTGAGCCGCACGACTACATTGCCGAGCTGTTCGACTGCATCGCCCGTTTCAACACCATCCTGATCGACTTTGACCGTGATGTCTGGGGCTACGTGGCACTGAACCATTTCAAACAGAAAACTATCGCGGGTGAAATCGGCTCTTCCACCATGCCGCATAAAGTTAACCCCATCGATTTCGAAAACTCCGAGGGTAACCTGGGCCTATCTAACGCGGTTCTGCAGCACCTGGCGAGCAAACTGCCGGTCTCCCGCTGGCAGCGTGACCTGACTGATTCTACCGTTCTGCGTAACCTGGGCGTAGGTATTGGCTATGCGTTGATCGCCTATCAGTCCACGCTGAAGGGCGTGAGCAAACTGGAAGTGAACCGCGATCATCTGCTGGATGAACTGGATCATAACTGGGAAGTTCTGGCAGAGCCGATTCAGACCGTGATGCGTCGCTACGGTATTGAGAAGCCGTACGAGAAGTTGAAAGAACTGACCCGCGGCAAGCGCGTTGACGCCGAAGGTATGAAACAGTTTATCGATGGTCTGGCACTGCCGGAAGAAGAGAAAACTCGCCTGAAAGCAATGACGCCTGCCAATTATATTGGTCGCGCCATCACTATGGTTGATGAACTGAAGTAA
- the hflD gene encoding high frequency lysogenization protein HflD, translating into MAKNYYDITLALAGICQSARLVQELAHQGHCDADALHVSLNSVIDMNPSSTLGVFGGSEANLRLGLETMLGVLNASSRQGLNAELTRYTLSLMVLERKLSAAKGAMDTLGDRISGLQRQLDHFDLQSETLMSAMAGIYVDVISPLGPRIQVTGSPAILQSPQVQAKVRASLLAGIRAAVLWHQVGGGRLQLMFSRNRLTTQAKQILAHLTPEL; encoded by the coding sequence GTGGCAAAGAATTATTATGACATCACCCTCGCCCTGGCAGGCATTTGCCAGTCGGCACGCCTGGTGCAGGAACTGGCGCACCAGGGGCATTGTGATGCCGATGCATTACACGTTTCACTGAACAGTGTCATCGACATGAATCCCAGCTCTACGCTGGGCGTGTTTGGCGGCAGCGAGGCCAACCTGCGTTTGGGGCTGGAAACAATGCTCGGCGTACTGAACGCCAGCAGTCGCCAGGGACTGAACGCTGAACTCACTCGTTACACGCTAAGCCTGATGGTGCTGGAGCGTAAGCTGTCAGCGGCCAAGGGCGCTATGGACACGCTGGGAGACCGTATCAGCGGCTTGCAGCGCCAGCTGGACCATTTTGATTTGCAGTCAGAAACGTTGATGAGTGCGATGGCTGGCATTTATGTTGACGTCATCAGCCCACTCGGCCCGCGTATTCAGGTCACGGGTTCCCCGGCCATCCTTCAGAGCCCACAGGTACAGGCTAAAGTACGCGCTTCGCTGCTGGCTGGCATCCGTGCTGCCGTGCTCTGGCATCAGGTTGGTGGAGGCCGTCTGCAACTCATGTTTTCTCGTAATCGCCTGACGACTCAGGCAAAACAAATTCTTGCTCATTTAACCCCGGAGTTGTGA
- the mnmA gene encoding tRNA 2-thiouridine(34) synthase MnmA codes for MSESPKKVIVGMSGGVDSSVSAWLLQQQGYQVEGLFMKNWEEDDGEEYCTAAADLADAQAVCDKLGIELHTVNFAAEYWDNVFELFLEEYKAGRTPNPDILCNKEIKFKAFLEFAAEDLGADYIATGHYVRRADVDGKSRLLRGLDGNKDQSYFLYTLGHEQIAQSLFPVGELEKPQVRKIAEDLGLITAKKKDSTGICFIGERKFREFLGRYLPAQPGKIITVDGEEIGQHQGLMYHTLGQRKGLGIGGTKEGTEDPWYVVDKDVENNILVVAQGHEHPRLMSVGLVAQQLHWVDREPFTGTMRCTVKTRYRQTDIPCTVKALDAERIEVIFDEPVAAVTPGQSAVFYNGEVCLGGGIIEQRLPLPV; via the coding sequence ATGTCTGAAAGCCCAAAAAAAGTGATCGTCGGCATGTCCGGCGGTGTCGATTCCTCCGTTTCTGCCTGGCTGTTACAACAACAGGGCTATCAGGTAGAAGGCCTGTTCATGAAGAACTGGGAAGAGGACGATGGCGAGGAATACTGCACAGCGGCAGCCGACCTTGCGGATGCACAGGCTGTCTGTGACAAACTCGGCATTGAACTGCATACCGTCAACTTTGCCGCAGAATACTGGGACAACGTCTTTGAACTGTTCCTTGAAGAGTACAAAGCGGGCCGTACGCCGAACCCGGATATTCTGTGTAATAAAGAAATTAAGTTTAAAGCCTTCCTTGAGTTTGCCGCCGAAGATTTAGGTGCCGATTACATCGCCACCGGTCACTATGTGCGTCGCGCAGATGTCGACGGCAAAAGTCGCCTGCTGCGTGGGCTCGATGGTAATAAAGACCAAAGTTATTTCCTCTATACGCTCGGCCATGAGCAAATCGCGCAAAGCCTGTTCCCGGTCGGTGAACTGGAAAAACCGCAGGTGCGTAAAATTGCCGAAGACCTTGGTCTGATTACGGCCAAGAAAAAAGACTCCACCGGCATCTGCTTCATTGGCGAACGTAAGTTCCGCGAATTTCTTGGTCGCTACCTGCCGGCTCAGCCAGGCAAAATCATCACCGTTGATGGTGAAGAGATTGGCCAGCATCAGGGGCTGATGTACCACACTCTGGGTCAGCGTAAAGGTCTGGGTATTGGCGGAACGAAAGAAGGGACAGAAGATCCATGGTATGTAGTGGATAAAGACGTAGAGAACAACATTCTGGTTGTCGCTCAGGGTCATGAACATCCACGTCTGATGTCTGTTGGCCTGGTGGCGCAACAGCTGCATTGGGTCGATCGCGAACCGTTCACTGGTACCATGCGCTGTACGGTGAAAACCCGCTATCGTCAGACCGACATTCCGTGCACCGTTAAGGCACTGGATGCTGAGCGTATAGAAGTCATTTTCGACGAGCCAGTCGCGGCGGTTACGCCGGGTCAGTCGGCTGTCTTTTACAATGGCGAAGTGTGCCTCGGCGGCGGCATTATCGAACAACGATTGCCTCTGCCGGTATAA
- a CDS encoding NUDIX hydrolase produces the protein MFKPHVTVACIVHAEDKFLVVEETINGKALWNQPAGHLEADETLVQAAARELWEETGIKAQPQHFVRMHQWIAPDRTPFLRFLFSIELANMCATEPHDSDIDCCRWVSAEEIFSAPNLRSPLVAESIRCYQSGQRYPLAMIGEFNWPFTEGVK, from the coding sequence ATGTTTAAACCGCACGTCACCGTTGCCTGCATTGTGCATGCAGAAGATAAATTCTTAGTCGTTGAAGAAACGATCAATGGCAAGGCCTTGTGGAATCAACCCGCAGGACACCTGGAAGCCGACGAAACGCTGGTGCAAGCCGCAGCACGCGAACTATGGGAAGAAACGGGCATTAAAGCACAGCCACAGCATTTTGTTCGTATGCATCAATGGATTGCACCGGACAGAACGCCCTTCTTGCGTTTTCTTTTCTCTATCGAACTTGCCAATATGTGCGCTACTGAACCCCATGACAGCGATATTGATTGCTGTCGTTGGGTCAGCGCAGAAGAGATTTTCTCTGCGCCAAACCTGCGTTCGCCGTTGGTTGCAGAGAGTATTCGCTGTTATCAGAGCGGCCAGCGCTACCCGCTGGCCATGATCGGTGAATTTAACTGGCCGTTTACAGAGGGTGTCAAGTAA